From a region of the Paenibacillus sp. R14(2021) genome:
- a CDS encoding YigZ family protein codes for MLDSYRTLRQQGSQEIVIKKSRFIGYGKPVASEAEAVAFIEELKKLHWNATHNCSAYVIGERDECQKQSDDGEPSGTAGKPILEVIKHQGLKNVVIVVTRYFGGIMLGAGGLIRAYTDGAVTAIAAAEPITKLLHREVIVDVDYTWYGKLENEFHARNVRIGDTAFSDRVVIACLPEAREAERFAAWITDLTQGQARISIGEDKYYIEGE; via the coding sequence ATGTTAGATAGCTACCGGACGCTGCGCCAGCAGGGGAGCCAGGAAATCGTAATCAAGAAATCGCGGTTTATCGGTTACGGCAAGCCTGTTGCCTCCGAAGCGGAAGCGGTCGCGTTCATTGAAGAACTGAAGAAGCTTCACTGGAACGCGACGCATAACTGCTCGGCGTATGTCATCGGCGAGCGCGACGAATGCCAGAAGCAGTCCGACGACGGCGAGCCGAGCGGAACGGCGGGCAAACCGATTCTGGAAGTCATTAAGCACCAAGGCCTTAAAAATGTCGTCATCGTCGTAACCCGTTATTTCGGCGGTATTATGCTTGGAGCAGGCGGGCTGATTCGTGCGTATACGGACGGAGCGGTCACGGCCATTGCAGCAGCCGAACCGATCACGAAGCTGCTCCACCGCGAAGTCATTGTCGATGTCGATTATACGTGGTACGGCAAGCTCGAGAATGAATTTCACGCGCGAAACGTACGGATCGGCGATACGGCATTCTCGGATCGGGTTGTAATCGCGTGCTTGCCCGAAGCGCGGGAGGCGGAGCGATTTGCAGCCTGGATTACGGATTTGACGCAAGGTCAGGCGCGGATCAGCATCGGCGAAGATAAATATTATATTGAAGGCGAATAA
- the cysT gene encoding sulfate ABC transporter permease subunit CysT produces the protein MRGRLWSFGFRSTIMLYFILLIVLPIIGIYSQSFKLGWLPFWESISDPLAWEAVLLTVKLSVIAAATNVILGTLIGWVLIRYRFPGRRVLNSLVDLPFALPTAVGGLMILLLLGPNSWVGGMADKLGFQIVFHEPAIIVAMVFVTFPFVIRGVQPLLEELDKSEEEASYTLGASKARTFFHVIFPSMLPGIISGAMLAFSRALAEFGAVVLVAGNIPGKTLIAAVYIFGEIESDNALGAAAVSVLLLTLSFLILGAVNLLQARRQHK, from the coding sequence ATGCGCGGCCGCTTGTGGAGCTTCGGTTTTCGCAGCACGATTATGCTCTATTTCATTCTGCTGATTGTACTGCCGATTATCGGGATCTACTCGCAATCGTTTAAACTTGGCTGGCTTCCCTTCTGGGAAAGCATTTCGGACCCTCTGGCGTGGGAAGCCGTACTTCTCACCGTTAAACTGTCCGTTATTGCAGCGGCCACGAATGTGATTCTTGGCACGTTGATTGGTTGGGTGCTGATTCGCTACCGGTTTCCGGGGCGCAGAGTTTTGAACAGCTTGGTCGATTTGCCGTTTGCGCTGCCGACTGCAGTGGGCGGCTTGATGATTTTGCTGCTGCTAGGACCGAACAGCTGGGTCGGCGGCATGGCTGATAAGCTCGGCTTCCAGATTGTCTTTCACGAGCCAGCTATTATCGTGGCGATGGTGTTCGTTACGTTTCCTTTCGTCATCCGCGGCGTACAGCCGCTGCTGGAGGAGCTCGATAAATCGGAAGAAGAAGCGTCTTACACGCTCGGCGCTTCCAAGGCAAGAACATTTTTTCACGTTATTTTTCCATCCATGCTGCCGGGCATTATAAGCGGGGCCATGCTGGCCTTCTCCCGCGCGCTTGCCGAATTCGGTGCAGTCGTGCTCGTGGCGGGCAATATTCCAGGCAAGACGCTGATCGCGGCGGTTTATATCTTCGGCGAAATTGAAAGTGATAACGCGCTAGGCGCCGCGGCCGTTTCCGTGCTGTTATTGACGTTGTCTTTTCTCATTCTTGGGGCCGTCAACCTCCTGCAAGCAAGGAGGCAGCACAAATGA
- a CDS encoding sulfate ABC transporter permease subunit: MRKLWITLTYLVFLILLIAPLIKIFTGSWEDGWSGFTDALTRAQSLHALMMTGLIVVVVTLLNTIFGVMLALYLVRAAWLPRRIKGLLNSIVDLPFAVSPVIGGLMIVLMLGPTSVLGAFFEDIGFKVVYALPGMILATLFVTFPLMVREVMPVLQEIGAQQEEAASTLGAYSWYTFWKVTWPSIRWGVIYGVVLTVARSLGEFGAVLVVSGNIMNKTQTATTLVYQDVENFDVTSASSVALVLAAFSVGLLLLMEWAKKRKEVH; this comes from the coding sequence ATGAGGAAGCTGTGGATTACATTAACCTATCTGGTCTTTCTGATTTTGCTGATCGCCCCGCTGATCAAGATTTTTACAGGTTCGTGGGAAGACGGCTGGAGCGGCTTTACGGATGCGTTAACGCGCGCCCAGTCCCTGCATGCGCTTATGATGACGGGGCTGATCGTGGTCGTCGTCACGCTGCTGAATACGATCTTTGGCGTGATGCTGGCACTCTATCTAGTCCGCGCCGCATGGCTGCCCCGCCGGATCAAGGGGCTGCTGAACAGCATAGTCGATCTTCCGTTTGCGGTTTCGCCGGTCATCGGCGGGCTTATGATCGTGCTGATGCTGGGACCGACTTCCGTTCTCGGCGCGTTCTTTGAGGATATCGGATTTAAAGTCGTGTATGCGCTGCCGGGAATGATTCTTGCGACTCTGTTCGTGACGTTCCCGTTAATGGTGCGCGAGGTCATGCCCGTGCTGCAGGAAATCGGCGCGCAGCAGGAGGAAGCGGCTTCGACGCTCGGCGCTTACTCGTGGTATACGTTTTGGAAAGTGACATGGCCGTCCATCCGTTGGGGCGTCATCTACGGCGTCGTGCTTACGGTAGCCCGCTCGCTTGGGGAATTCGGGGCTGTGCTCGTCGTTTCCGGGAATATTATGAACAAGACGCAGACGGCGACAACGCTCGTCTACCAGGATGTTGAGAATTTCGACGTGACGTCGGCCAGCAGCGTGGCGCTCGTGCTCGCCGCCTTCTCCGTAGGGCTGCTGCTGCTTATGGAATGGGCGAAGAAGAGAAAGGAAGTGCATTAG